A part of Arthrobacter dokdonellae genomic DNA contains:
- a CDS encoding triose-phosphate isomerase family protein: MTHTGSTTYVGVSTKMYLGYQDSLRWLEEVRAELDARPALAAGRVVPFIIPSFPVLPAAAEIMSGSAAVLGAQNCSPAPGPWTGEISAAMLAELGVGMVELGHAERRRHFGEDDGVVAAKVAQSRSAGLTALLCVGEERRGTASEAAEHVVGQLEAALSGNWDGIERTLVAYEPVWAIGAAEPANAGYVTAVVREIRRRLEPHGAGELPIIYGGSAKPGLLPQLNGVSGLFLGRFAHEAANFGRVLDEALARQ; encoded by the coding sequence ATGACACACACTGGATCGACCACGTATGTGGGCGTCAGCACCAAAATGTACCTGGGCTATCAGGACAGCCTGCGGTGGTTGGAAGAAGTGCGTGCCGAACTGGACGCCCGCCCGGCACTTGCTGCCGGGCGGGTTGTCCCGTTCATCATCCCGTCCTTTCCTGTGCTGCCCGCGGCCGCGGAGATCATGTCCGGGTCCGCGGCGGTGCTGGGGGCCCAGAACTGCAGCCCGGCGCCCGGCCCCTGGACGGGCGAGATCTCCGCAGCCATGCTCGCGGAACTCGGCGTGGGGATGGTGGAGCTCGGCCATGCCGAGCGTCGCCGGCATTTTGGCGAGGACGACGGCGTGGTCGCGGCGAAGGTGGCCCAGTCCCGTTCCGCCGGGCTCACCGCGCTGCTTTGCGTGGGGGAGGAGCGCCGCGGCACGGCCTCGGAGGCGGCGGAACACGTGGTTGGCCAGCTTGAGGCGGCCCTGTCAGGCAACTGGGACGGCATCGAACGCACGCTGGTGGCCTACGAGCCCGTCTGGGCCATCGGCGCGGCCGAGCCCGCCAACGCGGGGTACGTCACCGCCGTCGTCCGTGAGATCAGGCGGCGGCTGGAGCCGCACGGCGCGGGGGAGCTGCCGATCATCTACGGCGGTTCGGCGAAGCCGGGCCTGCTGCCGCAGCTGAACGGAGTCTCGGGGCTCTTTTTGGGCCGGTTCGCCCACGAGGCCGCGAACTTTGGCCGCGTCCTGGACGAGGCGCTGGCTCGTCAGTGA
- a CDS encoding SDR family NAD(P)-dependent oxidoreductase: MSETTAAFPAERTAIVTGAVSERGIGRATANYLAERGWSIGVVDLDDAACKAVAAELTATYGVKAHGVGANISDESSVRAAIDEIEAALPQVVALANIAGVSSPVAYLELEPAEWDRVLGINLNGVHYATRRVAESMVKNRMGRIVNISSVSAQRGGGTFSKTPYSVAKAGVIGLTRATARELGPFDITVNCVSPGPIDTDIMGGTLTQERKDDMVKDLVVNRVGNTRDIAAAIHYFIGEDSGYVSGQTLNVDGGLYMH, encoded by the coding sequence ATGTCCGAAACCACCGCAGCCTTCCCCGCTGAACGCACCGCCATCGTCACCGGAGCCGTGTCCGAACGCGGCATCGGCCGCGCCACGGCCAACTACCTGGCCGAGCGGGGCTGGAGCATCGGCGTCGTCGACCTTGACGACGCCGCCTGCAAGGCCGTCGCCGCCGAGCTGACAGCCACCTACGGGGTCAAGGCCCACGGCGTCGGCGCCAACATCTCAGATGAGTCCTCGGTCCGGGCCGCCATCGATGAGATCGAGGCTGCGCTTCCGCAGGTGGTGGCCCTGGCAAACATTGCCGGCGTCAGCTCGCCCGTCGCATACCTGGAACTGGAGCCGGCCGAATGGGACCGGGTCCTGGGCATCAACCTCAACGGCGTCCACTACGCGACCCGCCGGGTTGCCGAGTCCATGGTCAAGAACCGGATGGGACGGATTGTGAACATCTCTTCCGTCTCGGCCCAGCGCGGCGGCGGAACGTTCTCCAAGACGCCGTACTCCGTGGCGAAGGCCGGCGTGATCGGCCTGACCCGCGCCACCGCCCGCGAGCTGGGTCCGTTCGACATCACCGTCAACTGCGTCTCGCCCGGCCCCATCGACACCGACATCATGGGCGGCACCCTCACCCAGGAACGCAAGGACGACATGGTCAAGGACCTGGTGGTCAACCGTGTCGGCAACACCCGCGACATCGCCGCAGCCATCCACTACTTCATCGGCGAGGACTCCGGATACGTCTCGGGCCAGACGTTGAACGTGGATGGCGGGCTCTACATGCACTAA
- a CDS encoding NAD(P)-dependent oxidoreductase gives MTTKYTVTVLGLGAMGLPMATRLASQLTVHGFDIAEPRLKLAAEAGITTFNSAQAAAKGADAILLAVRNGQQLTEVLFGESGVARVLNQGSVVILTSTVGTEAIPATVERLAEYGVELVDAPLSGGPVRAGEGDLLIVVGATPSAREQAAPVLDLLASTLSVVGDKPGDGQALKTVNQLLCGVHIAAAAEALALADALGLDQAKTLSALEAGAAGSFMLSNRGPRILEAYTTSGADVLSRLDIFVKDMGIVGKAARAAGLAAPVAAAAEQLYLLGQAQGLAAADDSAVIKVVAPTRRHAG, from the coding sequence ATGACCACCAAATACACCGTCACCGTCCTAGGACTCGGTGCCATGGGACTGCCCATGGCGACGCGCCTGGCGTCACAGCTGACCGTCCACGGCTTCGACATCGCCGAGCCCCGGCTGAAGCTGGCTGCAGAAGCCGGAATCACCACCTTCAACTCCGCTCAAGCGGCGGCGAAGGGCGCCGACGCCATCCTGCTGGCCGTGCGAAACGGCCAACAGCTCACCGAGGTGCTCTTCGGGGAAAGCGGCGTGGCCCGCGTCCTGAACCAAGGATCGGTGGTCATCCTCACCAGCACGGTAGGCACCGAGGCCATTCCGGCAACGGTGGAGCGGCTGGCCGAATACGGCGTCGAACTCGTGGATGCGCCACTGTCCGGCGGCCCCGTCCGGGCCGGCGAAGGCGACCTGCTGATCGTGGTGGGAGCCACCCCTTCCGCGCGGGAACAGGCGGCCCCCGTCCTTGACCTGCTGGCCTCCACCCTCTCGGTCGTGGGTGACAAGCCAGGCGACGGCCAGGCCCTCAAGACCGTGAACCAGCTGCTGTGCGGCGTCCACATTGCCGCCGCCGCCGAAGCCCTGGCCCTGGCCGACGCCCTGGGACTCGACCAGGCCAAGACCCTGTCAGCCCTCGAGGCGGGGGCGGCTGGCTCGTTCATGCTCTCCAACCGCGGCCCCCGCATCCTCGAGGCCTACACCACCAGCGGCGCCGACGTCCTTAGCCGCTTGGACATCTTCGTCAAGGATATGGGGATCGTGGGCAAGGCGGCGCGTGCTGCTGGCCTGGCCGCACCCGTTGCCGCCGCTGCCGAGCAGCTTTACCTGCTGGGCCAGGCGCAGGGACTGGCCGCCGCCGACGACTCCGCCGTGATCAAGGTCGTCGCCCCCACGCGCAGGCACGCCGGCTGA
- a CDS encoding four-carbon acid sugar kinase family protein: MTVESKLLPDYPAEVAVPAGLVAAQVAASNRVLIVLDDDPTGTQSVSDLPVLTRWEVSDFDWVFGHRIDGVAARAVYVLTNTRSLEPAEAEARNRDVVVNALAAARTAGISVGFVSRSDSTLRGHFPLEPDTIAATLAAEAGEIVDGVVIVPAFPDAGRITVGGIHYARGGDGTLIPVAETEFARDASFGFTHSSLADYVEEKSGGRVPASRVITVDLQLIRRGTPEAGATAIADALDGATGSTPIVVDAATENDLRILALGLEESERRGKTLVYRVGPPFVRARIGQEIREPLESADIFPEDRTHTGPSRGGLIVVGSHVGVTTRQLKALTEAHRSACIVAIDVEVLLADDGRTHISDVVAEIAAALATGDVIVHTSRLLIKTDDPAASLKIARTVSAAVVEVVNRVLKTAPPRFVIAKGGITSSDVAAHGLEIRHAMVRGPMLPGIVSLWEPVDGPAKGIPYVVFAGNVGDDQSLADVTRKLSGTF; encoded by the coding sequence ATGACCGTGGAATCCAAGCTTCTGCCCGACTACCCCGCCGAGGTCGCTGTGCCCGCCGGCCTGGTGGCCGCCCAGGTCGCCGCCTCGAACCGGGTGCTCATTGTCCTCGACGACGACCCCACCGGAACGCAGTCCGTGTCCGACCTCCCCGTCCTGACCCGCTGGGAAGTGTCGGACTTCGACTGGGTTTTCGGGCACCGGATCGACGGCGTGGCGGCCAGGGCCGTCTACGTCCTGACCAACACCCGCAGCTTGGAACCAGCCGAGGCGGAGGCCCGCAACCGGGATGTTGTGGTCAACGCCCTCGCCGCAGCCCGCACCGCCGGCATTTCTGTGGGATTCGTCAGCCGCAGTGACTCCACCCTCCGCGGACACTTCCCCCTGGAGCCGGACACCATTGCGGCAACGCTGGCCGCGGAGGCCGGTGAGATAGTGGACGGGGTGGTCATCGTCCCGGCCTTCCCCGACGCCGGCCGCATCACCGTGGGCGGCATCCACTACGCCCGCGGCGGCGACGGAACGCTCATTCCGGTGGCCGAGACCGAGTTCGCCCGGGACGCCAGCTTCGGCTTCACCCATTCGTCGCTGGCGGACTACGTGGAGGAGAAGTCCGGCGGCCGCGTGCCCGCCTCCAGGGTCATCACCGTGGACCTCCAGCTGATCCGCCGCGGCACGCCGGAAGCCGGCGCGACGGCCATCGCAGACGCCCTCGACGGCGCCACCGGTTCCACGCCCATCGTGGTGGACGCCGCCACCGAAAACGACCTGCGCATACTCGCCCTGGGCTTGGAAGAGTCCGAGCGTCGAGGAAAGACCCTGGTCTACCGTGTGGGACCGCCGTTTGTGCGCGCGCGGATCGGCCAGGAAATCCGCGAACCGCTCGAGTCCGCGGACATCTTCCCCGAGGATCGAACCCACACCGGTCCCTCCCGCGGCGGACTGATCGTGGTCGGCTCACACGTCGGCGTCACCACCCGCCAGCTCAAGGCCCTCACGGAAGCGCACCGCTCGGCGTGCATCGTCGCGATCGACGTGGAAGTGCTGCTGGCCGACGACGGCCGCACCCACATCTCCGACGTCGTCGCTGAGATCGCCGCGGCCCTGGCGACGGGCGACGTCATCGTCCATACCAGCCGCCTGCTCATCAAGACCGACGACCCCGCAGCCAGCCTGAAAATTGCCCGCACCGTCTCGGCTGCCGTTGTCGAGGTGGTCAACAGGGTCCTCAAGACCGCGCCCCCGCGCTTCGTCATCGCCAAGGGTGGAATCACTTCCTCTGACGTGGCCGCGCATGGACTGGAAATCCGCCACGCCATGGTGCGCGGCCCCATGCTCCCCGGGATTGTGTCCCTGTGGGAGCCGGTGGACGGGCCGGCCAAGGGCATCCCGTACGTCGTCTTTGCCGGCAATGTGGGCGACGACCAGTCGCTGGCCGACGTCACCCGCAAGCTCAGCGGCACGTTCTAA
- a CDS encoding DUF6186 family protein yields MIHVMVVAGYALVPVAGIALVVVTHVRPAALAGLGELLGRVFVTRAARITLLLFVWWLGWHFLVG; encoded by the coding sequence GTGATCCATGTGATGGTGGTGGCCGGGTATGCGCTGGTTCCGGTGGCGGGCATTGCGCTGGTTGTGGTCACGCACGTGCGGCCGGCAGCGCTCGCCGGCCTGGGTGAACTGCTGGGCCGTGTGTTTGTGACGCGGGCCGCCCGGATCACCCTGTTGCTGTTTGTGTGGTGGCTTGGCTGGCATTTCCTCGTGGGGTGA
- a CDS encoding 2-hydroxyacid dehydrogenase, translating to MSSQDRYVVGLTRDGAHPDGSTIFGDVGLERLDQAGISWRLMPDVPHGPVNAEALAGLDAVLSFGHMPFNAELVRHAPRLKHVARFGAGYDGIDPQGLAAEGVIVTTTPAEVRKPLALSGLTLILAAAHRLVENHRVTANGLWETGRGGHRGQGIDGRTVGIIGFGSVGTQLAEYLRHLGVVVITTDRNSSRAAEHGIAGFPLLELASRSDFVVVTAALTSETRGMVDADFFAAMKRTGHFVNIARGGLVDQAALTRALVDGTIAGAALDVFDPEPPSKGDPLFALDNVILSPHALCWTADFTRDVSASVIASVIQASHGNVPDAALSRGLVNASTWRGASLKLADAQHA from the coding sequence TTGAGTTCCCAAGACCGCTACGTCGTCGGGCTGACCCGCGACGGGGCACATCCGGACGGATCAACCATCTTCGGTGATGTGGGCCTGGAAAGATTGGACCAGGCCGGCATCTCCTGGCGGCTGATGCCGGACGTGCCCCATGGTCCTGTCAATGCAGAAGCGCTGGCAGGGCTCGACGCAGTACTGTCATTCGGACACATGCCTTTCAATGCAGAGCTGGTGCGCCATGCTCCTCGGCTCAAGCATGTGGCGCGCTTCGGCGCCGGCTACGACGGTATTGATCCGCAGGGACTGGCCGCCGAGGGAGTGATTGTCACGACCACGCCCGCCGAGGTCCGCAAACCACTCGCACTCAGCGGGCTGACGCTCATACTAGCTGCCGCCCACCGCCTGGTCGAAAACCACCGAGTGACCGCGAACGGGCTCTGGGAGACCGGTCGCGGCGGGCACCGGGGGCAGGGCATTGATGGGCGGACCGTCGGCATTATCGGCTTTGGGAGCGTCGGCACACAGCTTGCGGAATACCTGCGGCACCTGGGAGTTGTGGTCATCACCACCGACCGCAACTCCAGCCGGGCCGCCGAACACGGCATCGCGGGCTTTCCGCTCCTGGAACTTGCCAGCCGCTCTGACTTCGTTGTGGTTACGGCCGCACTGACCAGCGAGACCCGGGGAATGGTGGACGCGGACTTTTTCGCTGCCATGAAGCGCACCGGCCACTTCGTCAACATTGCCAGGGGCGGCCTGGTGGATCAGGCCGCTCTGACCCGGGCCCTGGTCGACGGCACGATTGCAGGAGCGGCCCTCGACGTGTTCGACCCGGAACCACCGTCCAAGGGTGATCCGCTGTTCGCACTCGACAACGTCATCCTCTCGCCGCACGCCCTATGCTGGACGGCCGACTTCACTCGCGATGTCTCTGCCAGTGTCATCGCGTCCGTGATCCAGGCGTCCCACGGCAACGTCCCCGATGCGGCGTTGAGCCGCGGACTGGTGAACGCTTCCACTTGGCGCGGAGCATCACTGAAACTCGCCGACGCGCAACACGCGTGA
- a CDS encoding FadR/GntR family transcriptional regulator, protein MARKSLTEVVADDLLDRIVAGEFPPDALVPGELELSSQHEVSRMTVREAMKTLEAQRILRVERGRGTFVNPLRSWGSLHAVLRAVSEGEDDDAVAIQLIELRRMLETGACELAATRISETDLDLLADQVERMRAAHTAKDVTAFVESDLAFHDIILHASGNIFVAVLFEPLHRILESRRAETSRVPEIQANAIAMHEAILEALAAREPEPARVAMDNHMTQTREDLQKYVLRAPKS, encoded by the coding sequence ATGGCGCGCAAGTCGCTGACCGAAGTGGTGGCGGACGACCTGCTGGACCGGATTGTTGCCGGCGAGTTCCCTCCCGATGCACTCGTTCCTGGTGAGCTGGAACTGAGTTCCCAGCATGAAGTGAGCCGCATGACGGTCCGCGAGGCGATGAAGACCCTTGAGGCCCAGCGCATCCTCCGGGTGGAGCGCGGCCGGGGCACGTTCGTTAACCCATTGCGCAGCTGGGGCTCACTGCATGCGGTGCTCCGCGCCGTCTCCGAGGGCGAGGACGACGACGCCGTGGCCATCCAACTCATCGAGCTGCGGCGCATGCTCGAGACGGGCGCGTGCGAACTGGCGGCCACCCGCATCTCCGAGACGGACCTTGACCTGCTGGCCGACCAGGTCGAGCGGATGCGGGCGGCCCACACGGCCAAAGACGTGACCGCCTTCGTGGAATCGGACCTGGCCTTTCACGACATCATCCTGCACGCCTCGGGCAACATATTTGTGGCAGTCCTGTTCGAGCCGCTGCATCGCATCCTGGAAAGCCGCCGCGCGGAAACGTCCCGGGTCCCAGAGATCCAGGCGAACGCGATTGCCATGCACGAGGCCATCCTCGAAGCGCTCGCAGCGCGGGAACCCGAGCCGGCCCGGGTGGCCATGGACAACCACATGACCCAGACCCGGGAGGACCTGCAGAAATACGTGCTCCGGGCCCCTAAATCGTGA
- a CDS encoding MFS transporter produces the protein MTNLTSTSKELLESPALKSAVHKATFRLMPMLVILYVVAFLDRTNVGFAEAALQTDKGVSAGAYALGAGIFFIGYAIFEIPSNLMLKKVGAKIWLARIGITWGIVAASFAFVQGENSFVALRFLLGVTEAGLFPGIIMYLAEWFPNKHRVKMFAIFYLAQPFSQLIGSPMSGGLINIGDKVPGVHGWQVMFFIEGLLAVIAGVAAFFLLINGPSKAKFLSQEEKDALTAAMAQEDALRKESGPSGVFAAMANGKVWYFTIIYFCLQIAVYGVTFYLPQQVAQLTGQKVGFTVGLLAAVPWFFGMFACYFIGKYASTIIRRRVLGTWLFVSTGLCIFGSAWAGANGLPALGIIFITLAVCSFLSIGPIAWSYPTAFLTGTAAAAGIGLINSLGNLGGFVAPILRTSINETFSSASGAMGIYALGVLPFVAALMMWGTRRFKNKADELLDS, from the coding sequence ATGACTAACCTGACCAGTACCAGTAAGGAGCTGTTGGAATCCCCGGCGTTGAAATCGGCCGTCCACAAGGCCACTTTCCGCCTGATGCCAATGCTCGTCATTCTCTACGTGGTTGCCTTCCTGGACCGCACCAATGTCGGCTTTGCCGAGGCTGCCCTCCAAACCGACAAGGGAGTCTCCGCAGGCGCCTACGCGCTGGGCGCCGGAATCTTCTTCATCGGCTACGCGATCTTTGAAATCCCCAGCAACCTGATGCTCAAGAAGGTGGGCGCCAAGATATGGCTGGCCCGCATCGGCATCACCTGGGGCATCGTCGCGGCCAGCTTCGCCTTTGTCCAGGGCGAGAATTCCTTCGTTGCCCTGCGCTTCCTGCTCGGCGTCACGGAAGCCGGGCTCTTCCCCGGCATCATCATGTACCTGGCCGAATGGTTCCCCAACAAGCACCGCGTGAAGATGTTCGCCATCTTCTACCTGGCCCAGCCCTTCTCCCAGCTCATCGGCTCCCCGATGTCCGGCGGACTGATCAACATCGGTGACAAGGTTCCCGGCGTGCACGGCTGGCAGGTCATGTTCTTCATCGAGGGCCTGCTCGCAGTCATTGCTGGCGTCGCGGCGTTCTTCCTGCTGATCAACGGCCCGTCCAAGGCAAAGTTCCTCTCCCAGGAGGAAAAGGACGCATTGACGGCGGCCATGGCCCAGGAGGACGCGCTCCGGAAGGAATCCGGTCCGTCCGGCGTCTTCGCTGCGATGGCCAACGGCAAGGTCTGGTACTTCACCATCATTTACTTCTGCCTGCAGATCGCCGTGTACGGCGTCACGTTCTACCTGCCGCAGCAGGTGGCCCAGCTGACCGGCCAAAAGGTCGGGTTCACCGTCGGGCTGCTGGCAGCCGTGCCGTGGTTCTTCGGCATGTTTGCCTGCTACTTCATCGGCAAGTACGCCTCCACCATCATCCGCCGCCGCGTCCTGGGCACCTGGCTGTTCGTCTCCACGGGCCTGTGCATCTTCGGCTCCGCATGGGCAGGCGCCAACGGGCTCCCGGCACTCGGCATCATCTTCATCACCCTGGCCGTGTGCAGCTTCCTGTCCATCGGCCCCATTGCCTGGTCCTACCCGACGGCGTTCCTCACCGGCACCGCCGCTGCCGCGGGCATCGGGCTGATCAACTCCCTCGGAAACCTGGGCGGATTCGTCGCACCGATCCTTCGCACCAGCATCAACGAAACGTTCTCCTCCGCATCCGGTGCCATGGGCATCTACGCCCTCGGCGTGCTGCCGTTCGTGGCAGCCCTCATGATGTGGGGCACCCGCCGGTTCAAGAACAAGGCCGACGAGTTGCTGGACAGCTGA
- a CDS encoding MFS transporter, producing the protein MSQSTESVRDRQRSKDHKKVKNLRYLVLGWLLVAGLLNYLDRSAVSIAAPEMIKQLGLTKTDIGLLGTVFSWTYAFFQLPAGYLIDKFGPKKMYFIAVAVWSVASSLMAFGHSMVHFVAFRVLLGIGESPNSPNSSKITTQWFPREERGQASGIWDSGSKWGSAVAPPVLTLLMLAFGWRGMFIVIGILGLIVAIAFYMFYKAPEEAKNLSEEEYRHILAGRDKTDVPAADIPWLSFFKYRQTWGMMLGFFTSIWIWNIFITFLPLFLQDTLGVSIGKTGWVAAIPYLAAAIAGIYGGRITLMLVRRGGKSAMGSKRLVLVVAAVLTGILLVIVPFMHSLTGAIVVLCLALGLIAIIQSQSWALTSDIVPDTHAARFGSIMNFGGYFGGALAPVITGIVVDRTGSYTPSFILAGIIAALGALFFGLMVSKPIDVTEQATA; encoded by the coding sequence ATGAGTCAGTCAACGGAAAGCGTCAGGGACAGGCAGCGCAGCAAGGACCACAAGAAGGTCAAGAACCTTCGATATTTGGTCCTCGGCTGGCTGCTGGTCGCGGGGCTGCTGAACTACCTGGACCGGTCCGCCGTTTCGATCGCGGCGCCGGAGATGATCAAACAACTGGGCCTGACCAAGACGGACATCGGCCTGCTGGGAACCGTGTTTTCCTGGACCTACGCCTTTTTCCAGCTCCCGGCCGGTTACCTCATTGACAAGTTCGGCCCGAAGAAGATGTATTTCATCGCGGTGGCAGTCTGGAGCGTAGCCAGCTCATTGATGGCCTTCGGGCACTCGATGGTGCATTTTGTGGCGTTCAGGGTCCTGCTGGGCATAGGGGAGTCTCCGAATTCGCCCAACAGCTCGAAGATCACCACCCAGTGGTTTCCGCGCGAAGAACGCGGCCAGGCAAGTGGGATCTGGGACAGCGGCTCCAAATGGGGCTCGGCCGTTGCCCCGCCAGTCCTGACGCTGCTGATGCTCGCTTTCGGGTGGCGCGGAATGTTTATTGTCATTGGCATTTTGGGCCTTATCGTGGCCATCGCGTTCTATATGTTCTACAAGGCGCCGGAAGAAGCCAAGAACCTTTCCGAGGAGGAGTACCGGCACATCCTGGCCGGGCGCGATAAAACTGATGTCCCGGCAGCAGACATTCCCTGGCTGTCGTTCTTCAAGTACCGCCAGACCTGGGGCATGATGCTGGGATTCTTCACATCGATCTGGATCTGGAACATCTTCATCACCTTCCTCCCGCTCTTTCTGCAGGACACACTCGGGGTGTCGATCGGAAAAACCGGCTGGGTCGCGGCAATCCCCTACCTCGCGGCGGCAATAGCAGGAATCTACGGCGGACGTATCACTCTTATGCTGGTTCGCCGCGGCGGAAAGTCCGCAATGGGGTCCAAGCGGCTGGTACTGGTCGTCGCCGCAGTCCTCACCGGAATCCTGCTGGTCATCGTTCCGTTCATGCACTCGCTCACCGGGGCCATTGTTGTCCTGTGCCTGGCACTTGGGCTCATTGCCATCATCCAGTCCCAGTCATGGGCACTGACCAGCGACATCGTCCCGGACACCCACGCCGCACGCTTTGGCTCAATCATGAACTTCGGCGGCTACTTCGGTGGCGCACTCGCGCCGGTCATCACCGGAATCGTCGTCGACAGGACCGGCTCCTATACGCCGTCGTTTATCCTGGCGGGCATTATCGCGGCTCTCGGCGCGCTGTTCTTCGGGCTGATGGTCTCCAAGCCCATCGATGTGACGGAGCAGGCAACGGCATGA
- a CDS encoding ribose-5-phosphate isomerase — translation MQDKPGFRIVVGNDSAGVEYKDALKALLEGDPRVATVIDIGVGPDDSRAYPHVAVDGARMVAGGDADRALLICGTGLGVAIAANKVPGIRAVTAHDSYSVERSVLSNNAQVLTMGQRVIGLELAKKLVTEWLAYTFDENSASAEKVDAICSYEPDYTKAS, via the coding sequence ATGCAGGACAAGCCAGGATTTCGCATAGTGGTCGGCAACGACTCCGCCGGTGTGGAGTACAAAGACGCGCTCAAGGCGCTGCTGGAAGGGGACCCCCGGGTTGCCACCGTCATTGACATCGGCGTGGGGCCCGACGATTCCCGGGCCTACCCGCATGTGGCCGTCGATGGGGCGCGAATGGTGGCCGGAGGCGACGCCGACCGCGCGCTGCTGATCTGCGGCACCGGGCTCGGGGTGGCCATCGCGGCCAACAAGGTGCCCGGCATCCGTGCCGTCACCGCCCATGACAGCTATTCGGTGGAACGCTCGGTGCTCAGCAACAACGCCCAGGTACTCACCATGGGCCAGCGCGTCATCGGCCTGGAACTGGCCAAGAAGCTGGTCACCGAGTGGCTTGCCTATACCTTTGATGAAAACTCCGCCTCGGCCGAAAAGGTCGACGCGATCTGCTCCTATGAACCCGACTACACGAAGGCTTCCTGA
- a CDS encoding 3-hydroxyacyl-CoA dehydrogenase family protein encodes MTATDTTAQKKFAVVGSGYMGGGIAQVLALGGARVALADVSAEVAQNNYDRLLTESDQFVADGLFPAGSTEILRENLWAAKDIEEAVADAEFIEEAVPEVLAIKHETLARISAAARPDALIGSNTSTISIADLAGPVANPERFLGVHFSNPSPFIPGVEVIPHAGTSAATVGTIRELVHSSGKQTAVVKDVTGFVLNRLQYALFHEAAQLVEQDIATAEDIDTLVRTTFGFRLPFFGPFAIADMAGLDVYNFCYQSLQTGFPERFATPKILTELVDAGKLGTKTGAGFLNVPAERTPALIAYRNKAYVAMQQLLEDLGPAPIN; translated from the coding sequence ATGACTGCAACTGACACCACCGCCCAGAAGAAGTTCGCCGTTGTCGGCTCCGGCTACATGGGCGGCGGAATTGCCCAGGTCCTGGCCCTCGGCGGCGCCCGCGTGGCCCTGGCCGACGTCTCGGCCGAGGTCGCGCAGAACAACTACGACCGCCTGCTCACCGAATCGGACCAGTTCGTGGCCGACGGGCTTTTCCCGGCCGGCTCCACCGAGATCCTGCGCGAGAACCTGTGGGCCGCGAAGGACATCGAGGAAGCAGTTGCCGACGCCGAATTCATCGAGGAGGCCGTCCCCGAAGTCCTGGCCATCAAGCATGAGACGCTGGCCCGGATCAGCGCCGCCGCCCGCCCGGATGCCCTGATCGGATCCAACACATCCACCATTTCCATCGCCGACCTGGCCGGGCCGGTTGCGAACCCGGAACGCTTCCTCGGCGTCCACTTCTCCAACCCCTCCCCGTTCATCCCCGGCGTCGAGGTCATCCCGCACGCCGGCACGTCGGCGGCCACCGTGGGCACCATCCGGGAACTGGTCCACTCCTCCGGGAAGCAGACTGCCGTGGTGAAGGACGTTACCGGCTTTGTGCTCAACCGCCTGCAGTACGCGCTGTTCCACGAAGCCGCGCAGCTTGTGGAGCAGGACATCGCCACGGCCGAGGACATCGACACGCTGGTCCGCACCACCTTCGGCTTCCGGCTGCCCTTCTTTGGCCCGTTTGCCATCGCGGACATGGCCGGGCTGGATGTCTACAATTTCTGCTACCAGTCGCTGCAGACCGGATTCCCGGAGCGCTTTGCCACGCCCAAGATCCTCACCGAGCTGGTCGACGCCGGAAAGCTGGGCACCAAGACGGGCGCTGGCTTCCTCAACGTCCCCGCCGAGCGGACACCGGCGCTGATTGCCTACCGCAACAAGGCCTACGTGGCCATGCAGCAGCTCCTCGAGGACCTCGGCCCCGCGCCCATCAACTAA